A part of Bacillus rossius redtenbacheri isolate Brsri chromosome 1, Brsri_v3, whole genome shotgun sequence genomic DNA contains:
- the LOC134528591 gene encoding uncharacterized protein LOC134528591: MPKKTPFSKIRKRTKRSKCIRRLKEKYKEFVNAGFNSVERTSSSLTDYAPAAATQMETSAYVPPVCQGDHDTTSGNVQNITDEDISGLDCSFLPSEEVSNVEILPNETAETVTMKEKIVQGRRFVNMSHMLNQLTSLATHVLQCTTATSLINA; encoded by the exons ATGCCGAAAAAGACACCATTCAGCAAGATCCGTAAAAGAACTAAACGGTCGAAGTGCATAAGAAGACTGAAggaaaaatacaaagaatttGTTAATGCTGGTTTCAACTCTGTGGAAAG GACATCTTCCAGTTTAACAGATTATGCTCCTGCTGCTGCTACACAGATGGAAACGTCTGCCTACGTACCACCTGTATGCCAGGGCGATCACGACACCACCAGCGGTAACGTCCAAAATATAACCGa cgaGGATATTTCTGGATTGGATTGCTCATTCTTGCCAAGTGAAGAAGTATCGAATGTTGAAATTCTTCCAAATGAAACTGCTGAAACTGTGacaatgaaagaaaaaatcgttCAAGGACGTCGTTTTGTAAATATGAGTCACATGTTAAACCAACTCACATCTTTAGCTACTCATgtgctacagtgcacaacag CTACTTCACTTATAAATGCATGA